The following is a genomic window from Solanum stenotomum isolate F172 chromosome 4, ASM1918654v1, whole genome shotgun sequence.
ttttattcttgttgattactttatatattgtattgaaGTCTAATTAATTTGGACTCGTGTTGCATAGAGCCCAATCTGAAGGAAAAAATGTTTCCTATCAAGAATTCATATTCAAAGTTCGAACccaaaatttctaattaaagaaGAAATAGTCTCATTCATTGTAggaataattatatatatatataattgcgGGTTACTTGCTATGGAGGTAAACTATTCCAGTTGTCTTGTTTGATGtgttttagtttaattgtgcatggaattttgaaaattaaaaagacttctaaatcttataactttaaattaaagatatatacgtaactaatgtatcaaaatgttttATAAAAATCTCATCATGTTAAGAATGTCATGTAAGAtgctcaaattaaaaaaaattactttgtcGGTCTATAGAGAATCTTAGTAGTTTAGTTGATTGGTTACGTGAACTCCTACCTTATTGGCGAGAGTCTAATAGTCCACGTTGTAATCTCCTCTcccattttgaaaaataaatactcTTTTGATCTACGTGAAACACTTTTGCATGTAAGATATTCGAGAGAAAGAACCATTCACATATTGGCCCATTAGTAAAATTGAATGCAGGGAATCTTTACCCAAATTAGATAATTGATTGAATATTTGAATTCACtgttaactttttttaatcGATATGCATAGCCTTTACATCGTGTATACACacaaatatgttatttttaatttaaacagTTGGATAAACGGCTATATTGATTAATTCTTGTCATTGTTGGGTTGATTGTTGGTTCAAACTATAAGCAAGCCCAATTGCCATACACGAGCTAGTGGCCCATAACAAGGGCTAATTGTGAAACAGAATGAAAGTTACATATTTAGCCGGTcgatttaaataattatattcgctaactaaatgtataaaaatatatattattttgtaaaaaaaatgtatatttcaTGTATATCATAcattaatgattatttttttgatgaacGTTTAGTTATGTTAACTTCCCTTTAAAGCATTGTATGCCTCgtttattcatatattttacAGGCTAATTCTACTTTCAATTGCACTTGTAATTTGTAATTGCATATCCTTTTCGattaatcaaaaaataataataacaataacttaTGAAAATATGTCATCGATCAATAGaataaaaatttcttgaaaacaTGAAGGGCGAGGTCATTTCTTTCGTGGAATTTTCTAAGAAGAATCCATGACACTACAATTGTAGTACAATTCACGTGGTTGAATTTTTGTCTACAAATTACACCGCTTTAATGTGTTATCGtgataaataagtaaataaatattattacaagaGCATTACATTATAATTATACTATTCAtggatatgatttttttgtttccaaATCGCACCATTTTAAATTCAGCTCAATAATTACGCCGGtggattaattaattataaactgATAAGACAAAAATCATGTATTATGACAATTTATGgatttttatgatatataaatcattttttagcTTTGAAATTAGTGATATATACACAATTAAATACGAAAAATTTGGAATCTTATTGGTAAACACCTCAATCATGGCTGATATTAGTTTGTCAACAACTACATGTGTGTAATTAATATGTGTAGCTACcaccaaaattaaattttattaggtGAATGTGAACAAGATTCATATTTTGCCtgtttgattaatttataatttatatttatatttatatttttttgtgaaaagtataatcatattatataactaaaataacatttatattgaaatacaaaattaaatatcgCGATTCTTCCCTGGTCGTTGATGACTTGGCTTTTGTTCCTTATTAGATCAAGAACTCCCTCAAGATTCAAGAACACTAGAATTATAAGATCATCGAATATATGCAAACTCGATTGATGAAAGAGAACTATCCCTCAAAAGTTTCAACTTAATTAGAAAgacaaacaaataaatcaaatttcaagaaattccATGATGAATTACACTATTAATATATGTAACTTAATTTATCTCATTCTCATACCTTTAAATGAATGAATTTTCATTCACAACATATCATACATTATTaagtagaaattaaacaaaaacaagaaactaaagggaaaaataaacaatttgaacttatctaataTTGCAATTGAAGAGGCCTAGGTTGGACCATAGTTCTCCTTTTCCATAAATTAATTTCCTTCCTTGGCTCCAAACATATAGTTGTTCTACTTCTACCTAATAATGTTGGACCAGAAAAAGGACTAATTTCGTCATCTTCATTATCATTGTCACTAAATTCTCTATCATCGTCTGTATAATACTTACGTTGATCCTGAGGTGTAATTTGTATCGACCTCCAGTCAAAATTGGTCAACGGTTCCCTACCACTAGCGAACCGTTGCATTTGACTCAAACAAGGTGCTCTATCAGGAAGCTTACAAATAATGTTTTCAACTGCAACATCTGATTTTCGCCCCGATATCAATTTCGATTTGCCAACAAACATACTACCAAAATTAGACATTGATTTCTTCATAACGTCTTTTCGTTGATTTTTACTAGTGCTCGTTTTTTCGCTACTTCTCATACGATTCAACGTCTTCTTTTTATTATGCTTGATTTGCCCCATGCATGAGATTTTAGGCGAACCGGGCTCGGATTTTCGACCCGAAACTTGATGGGCCGGAATTACTGGTATTATTGGGCCTGTAAATCCTTTTTGGTGGTGATTTTTGTGATGATGTTCTGCTGCTAATCTTTTTTCTCTACTTGGACTAAAAGGTGCATGTGCATTTTGTAGTATAAAAGCAGCTGCAGCTGCAGCTTTTGGGAGTAATTTCAAAATtgtaattttcttctttgatgaCTTGCATGGTTTCTCCATGAGTACTCACTTCACGACCTCAAATTATTATTCACAAACGAATTTGGAAAAATACAATAGAAAGATTTGATTCTTACTTTAGATCGTGCCGATGCTGATTCAAATTCTGCTTCTGAATAAAAGATTATGACTTTGTAGATCGAGTCGGTGCTGATCCAAATTCAGCTAGTtaattctctttaattttttgaatgaaAGATTTGATTATGACTGTGTAGATCGAGTCAGTGCAGATCCAAATTCAGCTAGTTAATTCTCTTTGATTTTTCTGAATGAACGATTCGATTCTGACTTTGTAGATCTAGCCGGTGCAGATCCAAATTCAGCTAGCtagttttctttaattttttgaatgaaAGATTCGATTCTTACTTCGTAGAGCCTGATTCAAATTGATCAGCTA
Proteins encoded in this region:
- the LOC125862366 gene encoding uncharacterized protein At1g76070-like, giving the protein MEKPCKSSKKKITILKLLPKAAAAAAFILQNAHAPFSPSREKRLAAEHHHKNHHQKGFTGPIIPVIPAHQVSGRKSEPGSPKISCMGQIKHNKKKTLNRMRSSEKTSTSKNQRKDVMKKSMSNFGSMFVGKSKLISGRKSDVAVENIICKLPDRAPCLSQMQRFASGREPLTNFDWRSIQITPQDQRKYYTDDDREFSDNDNEDDEISPFSGPTLLGRSRTTICLEPRKEINLWKRRTMVQPRPLQLQY